One Rhipicephalus microplus isolate Deutch F79 chromosome 4, USDA_Rmic, whole genome shotgun sequence genomic window carries:
- the Nup44A gene encoding nuclear pore complex protein Nup44A translates to MFVARSIAADHNDLIHDVAYDFYGKRLATCSSDQTVKVWDLGEDGEWRCTANWKTHSGSVWKVTWAHPEFGQVLATCSYDRMATVWEELVAGKSSVLGGSGTSGGGERSQSHWVKRTSLVDSRTSVTDVKFAPKQLGLQLATCSADGMVRVYEAPDVMNLSQWSLQSDINCRMPLSCLSWNHSFNRNHPPMLAVGSDDPGPSTTGKVHVYEYCEGSRRWTRVETVVTVVDPVHDLAFAPSVGRSYYLLGIASRDVRIISFKPLLSEMMTSPMQDGVAAKFETKVVAQFDDHNSQAWRVSWNIIGTILASSGDDGCVRLWKANYMGIWKCIATLQGDGGVVQGDKQPAEMSSFPGQTGSSGGITTPHQNSAQAGSRRVPWH, encoded by the exons ATGTTCGTCGCCAGGAGCATTGCCGCTGACCACAACGACTTGATTCACGACGTCGCCTATGACTTCTACGGCAAGCGTCTCGCCACATGCTCCAGTGACCAGACTGTGAAG GTATGGGACCTTGGAGAGGATGGAGAATGGCGTTGCACAGCAAATTGGAAG ACGCACAGTGGGTCTGTATGGAAGGTCACGTGGGCACACCCAGAATTTGGACAGGTCCTGGCAACTTGCTCTTACGATCGCATGGCCACTGTGTGGGAGGAACTAG TGGCAGGCAAGAGCAGCGTGCTTGGTGGCAGCGGCACTAGCGGTGGGGGTGAGCGAAGTCAGTCTCACTGGGTCAAGCGCACCAGCCTGGTGGACAGCCGAACATCGGTGACAGACGTCAAGTTTGCACCAAAGCAGCTGGGTCTGCAACTGGCCACCTGTTCAGCCGATGGAATGGTGCGCGTCTACGAAGCGCCTGACGTCATGAACTTGAGCCAGTGGTCTCTGCAGAGCGACATCAACTGCCGCATGCCGCTCAGCTGTCTTTCCTGGAACCACTCTTT CAATCGAAACCACCCACCTATGCTGGCTGTGGGCAGCGATGACCCAGGGCCTTCCACCACCGGCAAAGTGCATGTCTACGAGTACTGTGAAGGAAGCCGCCGTTGGACGAGGGTCGAAACAGTTGTCACTGTTGTGGACCCCGTGCACGACCTGGCCTTCGCCCCTAGTGTAGGTCGTTCCTATTACCTCCTCGGCATTGCCTCTAGGGATGTGCGCATCATCTCTTTCAAGCCACTGCT GTCAGAGATGATGACATCTCCGATGCAAGATGGTGTAGCTGCCAAGTTTGAAACTAAAGTTGTCGCACAGTTTGACGATCACAATTCGCAG GCTTGGAGAGTAAGCTGGAACATCATCGGCACCATCCTCGCATCGTCTGGAGATGATGGCTGTGTCAGGTTGTGGAAAG CCAACTACATGGGCATCTGGAAGTGCATAGCCACATTGCAAGGCGACGGCGGTGTGGTCCAAGGGGACAAGCAGCCGGCCGAGATGTCCTCTTTTCCTGGCCAGACTGGGAGCTCGGGTGGCATTACAACTCCGCACCAAAACTCAGCCCAAGCTGGTTCAAGAAGAGTGCCTTGGCATTGA
- the LOC119171969 gene encoding U6 snRNA phosphodiesterase 1 yields MSSSHSLSLLSQYASSDECEGSEDESVPANCDAPRTDDRQSVRRQLEKPKLELPVEVLGLFRDRKDPFAWEDDSSRHDGRVRTFAHEPGVWASYVFVSVVKERETQSLISRLCHGFDFLKPQQPSTCHVSLSRTVKLRHHWIQPMVESLKAVAAPYCRFIIRFGSLDVYTNAEKTRTFLSLKVHKGVEHLERLVSEVDGCLKEYDLPLFYEDPSFHMSVAWCDASEESRLLQCLHELQIRLEQFAISHPSALSVDVSSVWFRSGNKLFELPLLQE; encoded by the coding sequence ATGAGTTCTAGTCACAGCTTATCTCTACTGTCTCAGTACGCCTCTTCAGACGAATGCGAAGGTTCTGAGGACGAAAGCGTGCCGGCCAACTGCGACGCCCCGCGTACAGACGACCGTCAGTCGGTACGTCGGCAGCTCGAAAAGCCAAAACTAGAGTTGCCCGTCGAGGTACTAGGCCTGTTCCGTGACCGCAAGGATCCTTTTGCGTGGGAAGATGACAGCAGTCGGCACGATGGTAGAGTGCGCACATTCGCTCACGAACCCGGAGTTTGGGCGTCCTACGTGTTCGTCTCGGTCGTCAAAGAGAGGGAAACGCAAAGCTTGATATCACGTTTGTGCCACGGCTTCGACTTTCTCAAGCCTCAGCAGCCCAGCACGTGTCATGTCAGCCTCTCTCGCACTGTCAAGTTGCGGCACCATTGGATACAGCCGATGGTGGAATCACTGAAGGCCGTTGCAGCGCCGTACTGTAGATTTATCATTCGCTTTGGCTCCCTGGATGTCTACACAAATGCGGAGAAAACGAGAACGTTTCTCAGTCTCAAAGTGCACAAAGGTGTAGAACATCTCGAGAGGCTTGTATCCGAAGTAGACGGCTGCTTGAAGGAGTACGACCTACCTCTCTTCTACGAGGATCCTTCTTTCCACATGAGTGTAGCGTGGTGTGATGCCAGCGAGGAATCCCGCCTTCTGCAGTGTTTGCACGAGCTTCAAATTAGGCTCGAGCAGTTTGCAATAAGCCATCCGTCAGCCCTGTCCGTTGACGTATCTTCTGTGTGGTTTCGTTCTGGAAACAAGCTGTTTGAATTGCCCCTGCTGCAAGAGTGA